A stretch of the Cydia strobilella chromosome 23, ilCydStro3.1, whole genome shotgun sequence genome encodes the following:
- the LOC134751817 gene encoding uncharacterized protein LOC134751817 isoform X3 — MEVQFRSHHKTGLESANFLAALRRFIARRGKPKELDFWRRWSRDYIGTLQERTKWRSARGPSLAVDTVVLVRDERLPPCRWRLGKIVATQPGRDGVTRVAVIRTARGDIQRAFNNICPLPTSGEVI, encoded by the exons ATGGAAGTCCAATTCCGAAGTCATCATAAAACGG GGCTCGAGTCAGCCAATTTCCTGGCGGCGCTGCGACGATTCATCGCCAGGAGAGGTAAACCGAAGGAGTTG GACTTCTGGCGGCGCTGGTCACGTGACTACATCGGAACGCTGCAGGAACGCACGAAGTGGAGGAGCGCGCGCGGCCCAAGCCTCGCAGTCGACACCGTCGTCCTGGTACGAGACGAGCGTCTGCCGCCCTGCCGGTGGAGGCTGGGCAAGATCGTCGCGACGCAGCCGGGCCGGGATGGCGTCACCAGGGTGGCCGTCATCCGAACCGCCAGAGGGGACATCCAACGCGCGTTCAATAACATTTGTCCATTACCTACTTCGGGTGAAGtcatataa
- the LOC134751817 gene encoding uncharacterized protein LOC134751817 isoform X1, producing the protein MYRCIYVKPNQQYLQCIFWRENTHQRLQIYMLTTLSFGLKSAPHIATRCLLQLSNENQHTFPAAAEAIANQFYMDDFIAGGDDENQVAETASQVNEILRGANFTLRKWKSNSEVIIKRVSETHTHQNTHTTEFGDKTHKVLGLAWSSDSDELMYTIKENQISHPITKRKVLGVISSIFDPLGLTGPVIVVAKIFIQKLFKAQLDWDTELTQDLIQEWNTFYRDLFLLNQLKISRCTVIPNYVTIQIHGFCDSSIKAYGAAIYIRSSDRVGNVQVHLLYSKSKISPIQPQTIPNLELCSSLLLATHVDKIKRALKCDVSGINLWSDSKITLCWIKNSNPKLTCFVSNRVTKVLSLTNKHEWSWVRSEDNPADLLSRGVAPGKLETNQLWWSGPAWLTQSPDTWPTHDSESLNHAPEAESDVNITLTLAISTESNDTIQYLFHRWSSDKTLIHVLAYILRFIYNTKNKTRTINPNNKLSGPLSVEELKKSDHALIRHAQMESFPHEYKLLQNNKPVLNKSKILSLHPFMKDGLVRVGGRIGLSHYAYEKKHPLILSHEHALTKLLMANAHIRTLHAGPQLLLSTIRERIWPTKGRMLASKIVNKCVPCFRANPKTTNPIMGNLPPSRVNPSPPFAITGIDYGGPYNIRDRTGRGYKVSKCYIAVFICFATKAIHLELITGLESANFLAALRRFIARRGKPKELDFWRRWSRDYIGTLQERTKWRSARGPSLAVDTVVLVRDERLPPCRWRLGKIVATQPGRDGVTRVAVIRTARGDIQRAFNNICPLPTSGEVI; encoded by the exons atgtacagatgtatttatgttaaaccAAATCAACAATACCTACAATGCATATTTTGGCGGGAAAATACTCACCAACGACTCCAAATTTATATGCTGACCACATTAAGTTTCGGCTTAAAGTCAGCACCACATATTGCAACCAGatgtttgttacaattgtcaaACGAAAACCAACACACATTTCCAGCAGCTGCAGAGGCCATAGCGAACCAGTTCTACATGGACGATTTTATCGCCGGCGGCGACGACGAGAATCAGGTAGCTGAAACAGCATCACAGGTGAACGAGATCCTGCGGGGAGCCAACTTCACGCTGCGGAAATGGAAGTCCAATTCCGAAGTCATCATAAAACGGGTGagcgaaacacacacacaccaaaacacacacacaaccgaATTTGGAGATAAAACACATAAGGTCCTGGGTTTAGCGTGGTCTAGTGACTCAGATGAGCTTATGTATACCATTAAAgaaaaccaaatttcacacccaaTCACCAAAAGAAAGGTACTAGGGGTAATTTCGTCCATTTTCGACCCCCTAGGCTTGACGGGACCAGTAATTGTagtagccaaaatatttattcaaaaattatttaaggctCAATTAGATTGGGATACCGAATTAACACAAGACTTGATCCAAGAATGGAACACATTCTATCgagacttgtttttattaaaccaaTTGAAAATTTCGAGATGTACAGTCATACCCAATTATGTAACGATACAAATTCATGGGTTCTGTGACAGTAGTATTAAAGCCTATGGCGCTGCCATCTATATACGATCAAGCGATAGAGTAGGAAACGTACAAGTTCACCTACTttactcaaaatcaaaaataagtccaatacaaccccaaactattccaaatttggaactttgttccagtttactgctcgcgacacatgtcgacaaaataaaacgagcattaaaatgtgacgtttccggAATCAACCTGTGGTCagattcaaaaataacattatgttggataaaaaatagtaaccctaaattaacttgttttgttaGTAACAGAGTCACAAAAGTATTATCACTTACAAACAAGCACGAGTGGTCATGGGTCCGCTCGGAGGATAACCCCGCCGACCTTTTGTCCCGAGGGGTAGCACCAGGCAAGCTGGAAACCAACCAGTTATGGTGGTCTGGGCCGGCGTGGTTGACCCAAAGTCCGGACACATGGCCGACCCACGATTCTGAGTCACTAAATCATGCACCCGAGGCCGAGAGCGACGTAAACATAACTCTCACCTTGGCTATTAGCACAGAATCTAACGACACGATACAATATCTTTTCCACAGGTGGTCAAGCGATAAAACACTTATtcatgtattagcatacatacttcgatttatatataatacaaaaaataaaactcgaacaattaatccaaataataaattatcaggaCCATTGTCCgtagaagaattaaaaaaatcggatcacgcattaattagacatgcacaaatggaatcattcccacacgaatataaattattgcaaaacaataaaccggttcttaacaaatcaaaaatattatctttacacCCATTCATGAAGGACGGACTCGTTCGCGTAGGCGGACGAATCGGTCTTTCGCATTatgcatatgaaaaaaaacatcctTTAATATTAAGTCACGAGCACGCGCTTACCAAACTACTGATGGCAAACGCACATATACGTACTCTGCACGCTGGCCCTCAGTTATTACTTTCAACTATTCGCGAGCGCATCTGGCCAACAAAAGGTAGGATGTTAGCctcgaaaattgtaaataaatgcgtTCCGTGTTTTAGAGCAAATCCAAAGACTACTAACCCTATAATGGGAAACTTACCCCCCTCAAGGGTAAATCCTTCCCCCCCCTTTGCTATCACGGGTATCGATTATGGAGGAccttataacattagagataggACAGGGCGTGGTTACAAGGTCTCTAAGTGCTATATAgcagtgtttatttgttttgcaacAAAGGCAATTCATCTCGAATTAATTACAGGGCTCGAGTCAGCCAATTTCCTGGCGGCGCTGCGACGATTCATCGCCAGGAGAGGTAAACCGAAGGAGTTG GACTTCTGGCGGCGCTGGTCACGTGACTACATCGGAACGCTGCAGGAACGCACGAAGTGGAGGAGCGCGCGCGGCCCAAGCCTCGCAGTCGACACCGTCGTCCTGGTACGAGACGAGCGTCTGCCGCCCTGCCGGTGGAGGCTGGGCAAGATCGTCGCGACGCAGCCGGGCCGGGATGGCGTCACCAGGGTGGCCGTCATCCGAACCGCCAGAGGGGACATCCAACGCGCGTTCAATAACATTTGTCCATTACCTACTTCGGGTGAAGtcatataa
- the LOC134751817 gene encoding uncharacterized protein LOC134751817 isoform X2, whose translation MEVQFRSHHKTGLESANFLAALRRFIARRGKPKELVSDNSTTFHGASNELKDLQKYLQDSSSELVSHCADEGIKWSFIPVYTPHMGSLWESSIKLTKYHLKRVLGLSLLTYEQFVSILYQVESMVNSRPLCPLPSSNPDYPVLTPAHFLIGKAPNSLPDEDYNHVPKNRLTHYQLLQQITQDFWRRWSRDYIGTLQERTKWRSARGPSLAVDTVVLVRDERLPPCRWRLGKIVATQPGRDGVTRVAVIRTARGDIQRAFNNICPLPTSGEVI comes from the exons ATGGAAGTCCAATTCCGAAGTCATCATAAAACGG GGCTCGAGTCAGCCAATTTCCTGGCGGCGCTGCGACGATTCATCGCCAGGAGAGGTAAACCGAAGGAGTTGGTGAGTGACAATTCAACAACCTTTCATGGGGCTAGTAACGAGctaaaagatttacaaaaatacctacaggacAGCTCGAGCGAGCTAGTATCTCATTGCGCAGACGAGGGCATAAAATGGAGTTTTATTCCTGTCTATACACCTCATATGGGGTCCCTATgggaatctagtataaaacttaccaaatatcatttaaaaagagtGTTAGGGTTATCTTTGTTAACTTACGAACAATTTGTATCAATCCTATATCAGGTAGAATCTATGGTAAATTCTAGGCCACTATGTCCCTTACCTAGTTCAAATCCTGACTATCCTGTCCTTACGCCAGCTCACTTTTTAATTGGAAAAGCACCAAATTCACTTCCGGACGAAGATTATAACCATGTACCAAAGAACCGATTAACTCACTATCAACTTTTGCAACAAATCACGCAGGACTTCTGGCGGCGCTGGTCACGTGACTACATCGGAACGCTGCAGGAACGCACGAAGTGGAGGAGCGCGCGCGGCCCAAGCCTCGCAGTCGACACCGTCGTCCTGGTACGAGACGAGCGTCTGCCGCCCTGCCGGTGGAGGCTGGGCAAGATCGTCGCGACGCAGCCGGGCCGGGATGGCGTCACCAGGGTGGCCGTCATCCGAACCGCCAGAGGGGACATCCAACGCGCGTTCAATAACATTTGTCCATTACCTACTTCGGGTGAAGtcatataa